One stretch of Geoalkalibacter ferrihydriticus DSM 17813 DNA includes these proteins:
- a CDS encoding Arm DNA-binding domain-containing protein: MEVTMRNLSREIAIFDNQSKKQGAIIRKRGSKKLYVLFYYYRQRIEKSTGLDDTQENEQKLRTWLNRQMDGFDNLNLTS; this comes from the coding sequence ATGGAGGTTACGATGAGAAATCTGTCTCGCGAAATTGCGATCTTTGACAATCAAAGCAAAAAACAGGGCGCCATCATCCGCAAACGCGGCTCGAAAAAGCTCTACGTGCTGTTTTATTACTACAGGCAGCGGATTGAAAAATCCACAGGTCTTGATGACACGCAGGAGAACGAGCAAAAACTGCGCACTTGGCTGAATCGCCAGATGGATGGTTTTGATAATCTAAATTTGACCAGTTAA
- the istA gene encoding IS21 family transposase: MDQYEHIRTAYRVYGQTISEIARTTGHSRNTIRKALKQPYDGYSQRQHQPYPVLGAYLDIIDGWLREDQASPRKQRHTARRIFDRLVDEHGYSGSESNVRKYVRDAKAGLGLGHQQAFLPLEPELGQEAEVDWGTATVVLQGQPVKVKSFCMRSKGSGKPFVRLYPCERQQAFFDALMHAFAFYGGVFSRLIFDNLTSAVRKVLQGKARLEQESFSRFRAYYNFEARFCNPGAGHEKGGVEGLVGFSRRNFLVPLPEADCLEEINERLLRQCIAYGQHTIRGKDQPVEALFEQERACLLPLPEVAFVNTQLLSARADKYATVMVDKNRYSVPTRLVGQSLRVICHVEQVEIFAQSRRVACHRRLFANNQWQLDPDHYLELLKQRPLAFHSARPIRNWKKHWPQPMHQLLERFCQAHGESRGIKAFIEVLLLFRNHKAEHVEAAIATAVEAGISASDGVRHLLHHYTPQPKIVALERYARLPEADVSVYAGLGGES, encoded by the coding sequence ATGGATCAATATGAACACATTCGCACGGCCTACCGGGTCTACGGGCAAACGATCAGCGAGATTGCCCGCACTACCGGCCATTCGCGCAACACAATTCGCAAAGCACTGAAACAGCCTTACGACGGCTATTCGCAGCGTCAACATCAGCCTTACCCGGTACTCGGGGCCTATCTCGACATCATCGATGGCTGGCTGCGCGAGGATCAGGCAAGCCCGCGCAAGCAACGCCACACCGCCAGGCGCATTTTCGACAGGTTAGTCGATGAGCACGGTTACAGCGGCAGCGAGTCGAATGTGCGCAAATACGTGCGTGACGCTAAAGCCGGCCTTGGCCTCGGCCATCAGCAGGCTTTTTTGCCTCTGGAGCCGGAACTGGGCCAGGAAGCCGAGGTGGATTGGGGTACGGCCACGGTGGTGCTGCAGGGCCAGCCGGTCAAGGTCAAATCCTTCTGTATGCGCTCCAAGGGCTCGGGAAAACCGTTTGTGCGCCTCTACCCTTGCGAGCGGCAGCAGGCTTTCTTCGATGCCCTGATGCACGCCTTCGCTTTTTATGGCGGCGTCTTTTCCCGGCTGATCTTTGACAATCTCACCAGCGCGGTGCGCAAGGTCCTGCAGGGCAAGGCGCGCCTGGAGCAGGAGTCGTTTAGCCGCTTTCGCGCCTACTACAACTTTGAGGCGCGCTTCTGCAACCCCGGCGCCGGTCACGAAAAAGGCGGCGTCGAAGGGTTGGTCGGCTTTTCCCGGCGCAACTTCCTTGTGCCGCTACCCGAGGCCGATTGCCTTGAAGAGATCAACGAGCGCCTGCTGCGGCAGTGCATCGCCTACGGCCAGCATACGATCCGCGGCAAGGACCAGCCGGTGGAGGCGCTCTTCGAGCAAGAGCGCGCCTGCCTGCTGCCTTTGCCCGAGGTGGCCTTTGTCAATACGCAGCTTCTGTCCGCCCGGGCGGATAAATACGCCACCGTCATGGTGGACAAAAACCGCTACTCAGTGCCCACCCGCCTGGTCGGCCAGAGCCTGCGGGTGATCTGCCACGTCGAACAGGTCGAGATCTTCGCCCAGAGCCGGCGCGTCGCCTGTCACCGCCGACTGTTCGCCAACAATCAGTGGCAACTCGACCCCGATCACTACCTGGAGTTGCTCAAGCAGCGGCCGCTGGCTTTCCACAGCGCCCGGCCGATCCGCAACTGGAAAAAGCACTGGCCACAGCCGATGCACCAGCTTCTGGAGCGCTTCTGTCAGGCCCACGGAGAAAGCCGGGGGATCAAGGCTTTCATCGAAGTGCTGCTGCTGTTCCGCAACCATAAGGCCGAGCACGTCGAGGCCGCTATCGCCACCGCCGTTGAAGCCGGTATCAGCGCCAGCGATGGCGTGCGGCACCTGCTGCATCACTACACCCCGCAGCCAAAGATCGTTGCCCTTGAGCGCTATGCGCGCCTGCCCGAGGCAGATGTCTCAGTTTATGCCGGTCTCGGAGGTGAATCATGA
- the pseB gene encoding UDP-N-acetylglucosamine 4,6-dehydratase (inverting): MLNGASILVTGGTGSFGRKFTETILTKYPGVRRLVIFSRDEMKQFEMEQDFPRKKYPQIRYFIGDVRDAQRLRRAMEGIDVVIHAAALKQVPAAEYNPFECIKTNVLGAQNVIEACFDSSVKKVVALSTDKAAAPINLYGATKLCSDKLFVAANHMRGARGIKLSVVRYGNVMGSRGSVIPFFLKKRREGVLPITDERMTRFNITLDEGVALVLRALDIMWGGEIFVPKIPSYRITDLAKAVDGDCRTEIVGIRPGEKLHEEMITETDAFSTIEFEKYYVILPSMKIWDFEQFMQTFNGRRCGDGFSYNSGTNTEWLSVEQLRDLIQVHANPEIHRRKDDFQ, from the coding sequence ATGTTGAATGGCGCTTCAATTTTGGTCACCGGCGGCACCGGCTCTTTCGGCCGGAAATTCACGGAAACCATCCTGACAAAATACCCGGGGGTGCGACGCCTGGTCATCTTCTCCCGCGACGAGATGAAGCAATTCGAGATGGAGCAGGATTTCCCGCGCAAAAAGTACCCGCAGATCCGCTATTTCATCGGCGACGTGCGCGACGCCCAGCGCCTCCGGCGGGCCATGGAGGGGATTGATGTCGTGATACATGCCGCCGCTCTAAAGCAGGTGCCGGCTGCGGAATACAACCCTTTCGAGTGCATCAAGACCAATGTGCTCGGTGCGCAGAACGTCATCGAGGCTTGTTTCGATTCCAGCGTGAAGAAGGTCGTGGCCTTGTCTACGGACAAAGCGGCCGCGCCCATCAACCTGTACGGTGCCACCAAGCTCTGCTCCGACAAACTGTTCGTCGCGGCGAATCACATGCGCGGCGCACGTGGCATTAAGCTCTCCGTTGTGCGCTACGGCAACGTCATGGGCAGTCGCGGCAGTGTGATTCCCTTCTTCCTCAAAAAACGCCGCGAAGGGGTGCTTCCCATCACCGACGAGCGCATGACCCGCTTCAACATCACATTGGATGAAGGGGTGGCTCTGGTGTTGCGCGCCCTCGACATTATGTGGGGCGGAGAAATCTTTGTGCCTAAGATACCCAGCTACCGCATTACCGATTTGGCGAAGGCTGTGGACGGTGATTGCCGCACGGAAATCGTGGGTATTCGACCAGGGGAGAAGTTGCATGAAGAGATGATTACCGAGACGGATGCCTTCAGCACGATTGAATTTGAAAAATATTATGTGATCTTGCCATCTATGAAAATCTGGGATTTCGAACAGTTTATGCAAACTTTCAATGGTCGGCGTTGCGGCGATGGGTTTTCATACAACAGTGGTACCAATACGGAATGGTTAAGTGTGGAACAGCTGCGGGATTTGATTCAAGTTCACGCTAATCCTGAAATACATCGCAGGAAAGATGACTTCCAGTGA